In a single window of the Agromyces sp. H17E-10 genome:
- the thrC gene encoding threonine synthase → MKYVSTRGGMQPSPFAEVLVEGLAPDGGLVVPETVPHVSAATLESWRGLDYAGLAIEVIGRYADGVPHADLERLCRAAYDPAVFDDDAIVPVRRLDDELALVGLSEGPTLAFKDMAMQFLGQALEYALAHDGATLNILGATSGDTGSAAEYALRGKRGISVFMLSPQGRMSRFQRAQMYSLTDPNIHNIAVAGDFDDCQHLVKQIAGDADFKRRYRIGAVNSINFARVCAQIVYYFWAWLRATDAVPAAERSGRPIDVTVPSGNFGNIFSGYLARRMGVPIRRLVLATNENNVLDEFFRTGVYRPRAGEEALATSSPSMDISRASNFERFVFEVLDRDPERLRAAWAGLERDGVLDLSAERERFADEFGFASGSSTHADRVAAIRETHERYGVVVDPHTADGLAVARRHLEGGIPMLVLETAKPAKFPEIVEEAIGRAPSVPEHLRELLEAPQFVTEASNDQAEIRAIIERDALA, encoded by the coding sequence GTGAAGTACGTCTCGACCCGAGGCGGCATGCAGCCGTCGCCGTTCGCCGAGGTCCTGGTCGAGGGCCTCGCACCCGACGGCGGGCTGGTCGTGCCCGAGACGGTGCCGCACGTGTCGGCGGCCACCCTCGAGTCGTGGCGCGGGCTCGACTACGCCGGCCTCGCGATCGAGGTGATCGGCCGCTACGCCGACGGCGTGCCGCATGCCGACCTCGAGCGACTCTGCCGCGCCGCCTACGACCCCGCGGTGTTCGACGACGACGCGATCGTGCCGGTGCGCCGCCTCGACGACGAGCTCGCGCTCGTCGGGCTCAGCGAGGGGCCGACGCTCGCGTTCAAGGACATGGCGATGCAGTTCCTCGGCCAGGCGCTCGAGTACGCGCTCGCGCACGACGGGGCGACCCTCAACATCCTCGGCGCGACATCGGGCGACACCGGCTCGGCCGCCGAGTACGCCCTGCGCGGCAAGCGCGGCATCTCGGTCTTCATGCTGTCGCCGCAGGGGCGCATGAGCCGGTTCCAGCGGGCGCAGATGTACTCGCTCACCGACCCGAACATCCACAACATCGCGGTCGCGGGCGACTTCGACGACTGCCAGCACCTCGTGAAGCAGATCGCGGGCGACGCCGACTTCAAGCGCCGGTACCGCATCGGCGCGGTCAACTCGATCAACTTCGCGCGGGTCTGCGCCCAGATCGTCTACTACTTCTGGGCCTGGCTGCGCGCGACCGATGCGGTGCCGGCGGCCGAGCGGTCGGGTCGGCCGATCGACGTCACCGTGCCCTCGGGCAACTTCGGCAACATCTTCTCGGGCTACCTCGCGCGCCGCATGGGCGTGCCGATCCGCCGGCTCGTGCTCGCGACGAACGAGAACAACGTGCTCGACGAGTTCTTCCGCACGGGCGTCTACCGGCCGCGCGCCGGCGAGGAGGCGCTCGCGACGTCGAGCCCGTCGATGGACATCTCGCGCGCCTCGAACTTCGAGCGGTTCGTGTTCGAGGTGCTCGACCGCGACCCCGAGCGGCTGCGTGCGGCGTGGGCCGGGCTCGAACGCGACGGCGTGCTCGACCTGTCGGCCGAGCGCGAGCGCTTCGCCGACGAGTTCGGGTTCGCGAGCGGTTCGAGCACGCACGCCGACCGGGTCGCCGCGATCCGCGAGACGCACGAACGCTACGGCGTCGTCGTCGACCCGCACACGGCCGACGGCCTCGCCGTCGCCCGCCGCCACCTCGAGGGCGGCATCCCGATGCTCGTGCTCGAGACCGCGAAGCCCGCGAAGTTCCCCGAGATCGTCGAGGAGGCCATCGGGCGCGCGCCGTCGGTGCCCGAGCACCTGCGCGAACTGCTCGAGGCGCCGCAGTTCGTGACCGAGGCGTCGAACGACCAGGCTGAGATCCGGGCGATCATCGAGCGCGACGCGCTCGCGTAG
- a CDS encoding ABC transporter ATP-binding protein, translated as MTDATTAVTPGATASAEPTAIRTEGLGIRFRRNRRGRRSFKDLFAGKRRRTRPGEFWALRDVSIEVRPGEAIGVVGRNGQGKSTLLKLVAGVMLPDEGTVEITGGVAPLIEITGGFVGELTVRDNVYLTAGLHGMTRAQIDAKFDEVIEFAEIGDFLETPYKHLSSGMKVRIAFAVISQLEEPILLVDEVLAVGDAAFREKCYRRIDELLAGGRTLFFVSHNERDLRRFCTRGLYLDKGKLALDAPIDEVLERYNRDYGAKK; from the coding sequence ATGACGGATGCCACCACCGCCGTCACGCCGGGCGCCACCGCCTCGGCGGAGCCGACGGCGATCCGCACCGAGGGCCTCGGCATCCGGTTCCGCCGCAACCGTCGCGGTCGACGGTCGTTCAAGGACCTGTTCGCCGGCAAGCGACGCCGCACCCGGCCCGGCGAGTTCTGGGCGCTGCGCGACGTCTCGATCGAGGTGCGACCCGGCGAGGCGATCGGCGTCGTCGGCCGAAACGGCCAGGGCAAGTCCACACTGCTGAAGCTCGTCGCGGGCGTCATGCTGCCCGACGAGGGCACGGTCGAGATCACGGGCGGCGTCGCGCCGCTCATCGAGATCACGGGCGGGTTCGTCGGCGAGCTGACCGTGCGTGACAACGTGTACCTCACGGCCGGCCTGCACGGCATGACGCGCGCGCAGATCGACGCGAAGTTCGACGAGGTGATCGAGTTCGCCGAGATCGGCGACTTCCTCGAGACGCCGTACAAGCACCTCTCGAGCGGCATGAAGGTGCGCATCGCGTTCGCCGTGATCTCGCAGCTCGAGGAGCCGATCCTGCTCGTCGACGAGGTGCTCGCCGTCGGCGACGCCGCGTTCCGCGAGAAGTGCTACCGGCGCATCGACGAGCTGCTCGCGGGCGGGCGCACCCTTTTCTTCGTCTCGCACAACGAGCGCGACCTGCGCCGCTTCTGCACCCGGGGGCTCTACCTCGACAAGGGCAAGCTCGCGCTCGACGCCCCCATCGACGAGGTGCTCGAGCGCTACAACCGCGACTACGGCGCCAAGAAGTAG
- a CDS encoding ABC transporter permease encodes MTSTAPVAYRDAHPLQRTPWARYRHALWLLTTRDLKVRYSTSALGYVWSVLDPLLMAGIYYFVFTVVFHRLTGTQPYIVFLLTALLPWMWFNGAVSDSTRAFLKDAKLVRSTMIPRTIWVNRIVLAKGIEFVLALPVLALFAIVFGATVSWQLVLFPLAIALQALLTVAVCLIVAPLVVFFRDLERAVKLVLRFLFYASPIVYGVSNLPGDLQVWAAFNPLTGIFSLYRAGFFPDELDWFAVAVSAGMSFVLLALGLWVFRSCERQVLKEI; translated from the coding sequence GTGACGAGCACCGCACCGGTCGCATACCGCGACGCCCACCCGCTGCAGCGGACGCCGTGGGCGCGGTACCGGCATGCGCTCTGGCTGCTGACGACGCGCGACCTGAAGGTGCGGTACTCGACGTCGGCGCTCGGGTACGTGTGGTCGGTGCTCGACCCGCTGCTCATGGCGGGCATCTACTACTTCGTGTTCACGGTCGTGTTCCACCGGCTCACCGGAACACAGCCGTACATCGTGTTCCTGCTCACGGCGCTGCTGCCGTGGATGTGGTTCAACGGCGCCGTCTCCGACTCGACCCGGGCGTTCCTGAAGGACGCGAAGCTCGTGCGGTCGACGATGATCCCGCGCACGATCTGGGTGAACCGCATCGTGCTCGCGAAGGGCATCGAGTTCGTGCTGGCCCTGCCCGTGCTCGCACTGTTCGCGATCGTGTTCGGTGCGACGGTGTCGTGGCAGCTCGTGCTCTTCCCGCTCGCGATCGCGCTGCAGGCGCTGCTCACGGTCGCGGTCTGCCTCATCGTCGCTCCGCTCGTCGTGTTCTTCCGCGATCTCGAGCGCGCCGTGAAGCTCGTGCTGCGGTTCCTGTTCTACGCCTCGCCGATCGTCTACGGCGTCTCGAACCTGCCGGGCGACCTGCAGGTGTGGGCCGCATTCAACCCGCTCACGGGCATCTTCAGCCTGTACCGCGCCGGCTTCTTCCCCGATGAGCTCGACTGGTTCGCGGTCGCCGTCTCGGCCGGCATGTCGTTCGTGCTGCTCGCGCTCGGGCTGTGGGTCTTCCGCTCGTGCGAGCGACAGGTGCTGAAGGAGATCTGA
- a CDS encoding ECF transporter S component, giving the protein MHRTSTRVILSCAAIGVGGGLIAAGAGYFAALVAGLAPMLYGITIGSHFLPSAVALALLKRPGVGILTGFIAGLVGAAFAPQWIWRFLLTGLLVGALLELPFFITRYRSWSPWLFYAAAGGSGLVLAVGTFIALGPEHYAPWFWVIYLAMFALSPVFFTWLGRLIASALSRAGVARSLA; this is encoded by the coding sequence GTGCACCGCACCAGCACCCGCGTCATCCTGAGCTGCGCCGCGATCGGCGTCGGCGGCGGGCTCATCGCCGCGGGGGCCGGCTACTTCGCCGCCCTCGTCGCAGGACTCGCGCCCATGCTCTACGGCATCACGATCGGCTCGCACTTCCTGCCGAGCGCGGTCGCGCTCGCGCTCCTGAAGCGTCCGGGCGTCGGCATCCTCACGGGCTTCATCGCCGGCCTCGTCGGCGCCGCGTTCGCTCCGCAGTGGATCTGGCGCTTCCTCCTCACGGGCCTGCTCGTGGGCGCCCTCCTCGAGCTCCCGTTCTTCATCACGCGATACCGTTCGTGGTCGCCGTGGCTCTTCTACGCGGCAGCCGGCGGCTCGGGGCTCGTGCTCGCCGTCGGCACGTTCATCGCACTCGGGCCCGAGCACTACGCGCCGTGGTTCTGGGTGATCTACCTCGCGATGTTCGCGCTCAGCCCCGTCTTCTTCACCTGGCTCGGCCGGCTCATCGCGAGCGCGCTGTCACGGGCGGGCGTCGCGCGCAGCCTCGCCTGA
- a CDS encoding phosphocholine cytidylyltransferase family protein gives MTTQIVILAAGMGSRLGRSLPKPLTELSDGRTIMRQQFDNIEHAFGGTADVTIVVGYKLEHIIEAFPQASFVYNEEYDQTNTSKSLMRALAASQQGGVLWMNGDVVFDPAILDRALPLIARDQSFVTVNTAKVSDEEVKYTTSAEGYIRELSKTVKGGLGEAVGINYIASRDKSTFLAHLQRVGDQDYFERGLELAIEQNGLLVEPMDVSDLYAVEIDFAEDLERANHFV, from the coding sequence GTGACCACCCAGATCGTGATTCTCGCAGCCGGCATGGGGAGCCGGCTCGGGCGATCCCTCCCCAAGCCGCTGACCGAGCTCAGCGATGGCCGCACCATCATGCGCCAGCAGTTCGACAACATCGAGCACGCGTTCGGCGGCACCGCCGACGTGACGATCGTCGTCGGCTACAAGCTCGAGCACATCATCGAGGCGTTCCCGCAGGCGTCCTTCGTCTACAACGAGGAGTACGACCAGACGAACACGTCGAAGTCGCTCATGCGCGCGCTCGCGGCGTCGCAGCAGGGCGGCGTGCTGTGGATGAACGGCGACGTCGTCTTCGACCCGGCGATCCTCGACCGGGCGCTGCCGCTCATCGCGCGCGACCAGTCGTTCGTGACGGTGAACACCGCGAAGGTCTCCGACGAAGAGGTCAAGTACACGACGAGCGCCGAGGGCTACATCAGGGAGCTCTCGAAGACCGTCAAGGGCGGCCTCGGCGAGGCCGTCGGCATCAACTACATCGCGAGCCGCGACAAGTCGACGTTCCTCGCCCACCTGCAGCGGGTCGGCGACCAGGACTACTTCGAGCGCGGCCTCGAGCTCGCGATCGAGCAGAACGGCCTCCTCGTCGAGCCGATGGACGTCTCCGACCTCTACGCGGTCGAGATCGACTTCGCCGAAGACCTGGAGCGCGCGAACCACTTCGTGTGA
- a CDS encoding ABC transporter ATP-binding protein, whose translation MTAAERSAARSAAAKKAAATRKANKAAAAAAGAATEAADPEAAQAPESGGSKRSGASRAASSSASSARSAAQRSTGAARASSAASTAEARSRAAASASAHRQSQRVAASLTTETTAAERGPRKPTGASTFGAADAPNRDDVDLEATTERRAGSLPTAAAISTATADAAVGDEATAAEVPAEEATADTATADAAGADSADTPVDATAAVAESSAVAESSAVESADAQAEVGAEAPAEASAPTIAAQAVTVIPAKKAPAPRKKRTLRVARPAPPADAPRVLEITGLVKRFAENTAVDGISLSVRAGSFYGIVGPNGAGKTTTLSMVTGLLRPDAGTVSIHGIDAWADPRAAKRITGVLPDRLRLFDRLTGSQLLYYSGVLRGLDNRTVRERSADLITAFGLDDAVDRLVADYSAGMTKKIALACALIHSPRLLVLDEPFESVDPVSAANLTEILERYVAGGGTVVLSSHGMDLIERVCDSAAIIVSGRVLAAGTLDEVRAGQTLEDRFVELAGGRKAAEGMEWLHSFSD comes from the coding sequence ATGACCGCGGCCGAGCGTTCGGCCGCGCGCTCCGCCGCGGCGAAGAAGGCCGCGGCCACCCGCAAGGCGAACAAGGCGGCCGCAGCGGCCGCAGGTGCAGCGACCGAGGCGGCGGACCCCGAGGCCGCGCAGGCTCCCGAGTCGGGCGGATCGAAGCGCAGCGGCGCATCGCGGGCCGCGTCGTCGTCGGCGAGCTCTGCGCGCAGCGCCGCCCAGCGATCGACCGGGGCTGCGCGCGCGTCGAGCGCGGCGAGCACGGCCGAGGCACGCAGCCGCGCCGCCGCCTCGGCGTCGGCGCACCGCCAGTCGCAGCGCGTCGCCGCATCGCTCACGACCGAGACCACCGCGGCCGAACGCGGTCCGCGCAAGCCGACGGGGGCGTCGACCTTCGGTGCAGCCGATGCGCCGAACCGAGACGACGTCGACCTCGAGGCGACGACCGAGCGTCGCGCCGGCAGCCTGCCGACGGCCGCGGCGATCTCCACGGCGACCGCTGACGCGGCGGTCGGCGACGAGGCGACCGCGGCCGAGGTGCCTGCTGAGGAGGCGACTGCTGACACCGCGACCGCTGACGCGGCGGGCGCGGATTCAGCCGACACGCCTGTCGACGCCACCGCCGCCGTCGCCGAGTCGTCCGCGGTCGCGGAGTCGTCCGCCGTGGAGAGCGCGGACGCCCAGGCCGAGGTCGGCGCCGAGGCGCCGGCCGAGGCATCCGCCCCGACCATCGCGGCACAGGCGGTCACCGTGATCCCCGCGAAGAAGGCGCCGGCGCCGCGCAAGAAGCGCACGTTGCGCGTCGCCCGGCCCGCGCCGCCCGCCGACGCACCGCGCGTGCTCGAGATCACGGGTCTCGTGAAGCGCTTCGCCGAGAACACCGCGGTCGACGGCATCAGCCTGTCGGTGCGCGCCGGTTCGTTCTACGGCATCGTCGGCCCGAACGGCGCCGGCAAGACGACGACGCTCTCAATGGTCACGGGTCTCCTGCGTCCCGACGCAGGCACGGTGAGCATCCACGGCATCGACGCGTGGGCCGACCCGCGCGCGGCGAAGCGCATCACGGGCGTGCTGCCCGACCGGCTGCGACTGTTCGACCGGCTGACCGGCAGCCAGCTGCTCTATTACTCGGGCGTGCTGCGCGGTCTCGACAACCGCACCGTGCGCGAACGCAGCGCCGACCTCATCACGGCGTTCGGGCTCGACGACGCGGTCGACCGTCTCGTCGCCGACTACTCCGCCGGCATGACGAAGAAGATCGCGCTCGCATGCGCGCTCATCCACTCGCCGCGGCTGCTCGTGCTCGACGAACCGTTCGAGTCGGTCGACCCCGTGTCGGCCGCGAACCTCACCGAGATCCTCGAGCGTTACGTGGCGGGCGGCGGCACGGTCGTGCTCTCGAGCCACGGCATGGACCTGATCGAGCGCGTCTGCGACTCGGCCGCGATCATCGTCTCGGGCCGCGTGCTCGCTGCCGGCACCCTCGACGAGGTGCGAGCCGGCCAGACCCTCGAAGACCGATTCGTCGAGCTCGCGGGCGGGCGCAAGGCTGCGGAAGGCATGGAATGGTTGCACAGTTTCTCGGACTGA
- a CDS encoding DUF3039 domain-containing protein, whose protein sequence is MIHSVRASIADPGQPGGGTDVLDRELEKLLNEEAIEPGDHERFSHYVQKDKILESAITGKPVKALCGKKWTPGRDPEKFPVCPTCKAIYEKMRAG, encoded by the coding sequence ATGATCCACAGCGTGCGCGCGAGCATCGCCGACCCCGGCCAGCCCGGAGGCGGCACCGACGTCCTCGACCGCGAACTCGAGAAGCTCCTCAACGAAGAGGCGATCGAGCCGGGCGACCACGAGCGCTTCTCGCACTACGTGCAGAAGGACAAGATCCTCGAGTCGGCGATCACCGGCAAGCCCGTCAAGGCGCTCTGCGGCAAGAAGTGGACGCCGGGCCGCGACCCCGAGAAGTTCCCGGTCTGCCCGACGTGCAAGGCGATCTACGAGAAGATGCGCGCCGGCTAG